In the Athene noctua chromosome 21, bAthNoc1.hap1.1, whole genome shotgun sequence genome, one interval contains:
- the PCBD1 gene encoding pterin-4-alpha-carbinolamine dehydratase, with the protein MAGKAHRLSTEEREQLLPNLRAVGWNEVEGRDAIFKEFHFKDFNRAFGFMTRVALQAEKLDHHPEWFNVYNKVHITLSTHECGGLSERDINLASFIEQVAASLS; encoded by the exons GCAGGAAAAGCCCACAGACTGAGCACAGAGGAGAGGGAGCAGCTGCTGCCAAACCTGAGAGCCGTGGGGTGGAACGAGGTGGAAGGCAGAGACGCCATCTTCAAAGAGTTCCACTTCAAGGACTTCAACCGG GCCTTTGGCTTCATGACCAGAGTGGCTCTACAAGCAGAAAAATTGGATCACCACCCTGAATGGTTCAATGTGTACAATAAG GTTCACATCACCTTGAGCACCCACGAGTGTGGAGGCTTATCGGAGCGAGACATCAACTTGGCCAGCTTCATCGAGCAGGTTGCAGCTTCTCTCTCCTGA